One stretch of Harmonia axyridis chromosome 1, icHarAxyr1.1, whole genome shotgun sequence DNA includes these proteins:
- the LOC123670929 gene encoding uncharacterized protein LOC123670929 — protein sequence MYTSYVLKSAVLISVIFSSCVVCDVSRTNCSNYQQVLKENLRNCVFDNGVIGNAEVIEKKTESTFGDLASKTQKNPETWELQLTEKYGLSIRKYQDDLTLQITNLSTSVEARKKRMKVMDIIPYLIIPGFISAGVLPWLIPGMKIAVMGVAMINQMAFTSSLFSLIRGYIFDTSQEDHIVYVNHGYNKYKHNNHLHSHS from the exons ATGTACACTAGTTATGTGCTCAAAAGCGCTGTTTTGATTTCAGTGATATTTTCATCTTGTGTTGTTTGTGATGTTTCCAGGACGAATTGTTCTAACTACCAACAAGTTTTAAAGGAAAATTTGAGAAACTGCGTGTTTGATAATGGAGTTATTGGAAATGCCGaagttatagaaaaaaaaactgaatcaaCAT TTGGTGATCTCGCatcaaaaacacaaaaaaatccaGAAACATGGGAGCTACAACTAACAGAAAAGTACGGGCTTTCTATCCGAAAATATCAAGACGATCTTACACTTCAAATCACCAACTTATCTACCTCGGTTGAAGCAAGAAAAAAGAGAATGAAGGTTATGGACATCATACCTTACTTGATTATTCCCGGTTTCATATCAGCAGGAGTCCTGCCATGGTTGATTCCTGGAATGAAAATAGCTGTAATGGGTGTTGCGATGATCAACCAGATGGCGTTCACGTCGAGTTTGTTCTCTTTGATAAGAGGCTACATTTTTGATACTAGTCAAGAAGATCACATCGTTTATGTCAATCATGGATACAACAAATATAAGCATAACAATCACTTGCACAGTCACAGCTAa
- the LOC123670926 gene encoding acyl-CoA Delta-9 desaturase-like isoform X4 has product MSQTVVQDAKAIFRGDLPDAPTSAEPLQIISNGKTGKMANGNSGTVTIKKPINPKYAPLPTYKWHIVWRNVIAFVYLHVFSVYGLYLVFFKAHALTNMWMVFIAMAAGQGITSGAHRLWAHRTYKARLPLRIFLAAMQTIAFQNHLYEWVRDHRVHHKFTDTDADPHNARRGFFFSHIGWLMLKKHRDVFLKGKQVDLSDLRADPVVMFQKKYYLILMPILCFVFPTVVPWYYWGENFWVSWYVAGVLRYTVSLNITWLVNSAAHIWGMKPYDKGINPTENIFVAIAAQGEGWHNYHHVFPWDYKAAELGNYRMNISTAFLDFMHFIGQAYDLKTATKEMIDKRAKRTGDGSRKLNQSDDVDPGYHSYLDDGEHLWGWGDKDMKDDEVEGILKTNNLKDR; this is encoded by the exons ATGTCCCAGACAGTAGTTCAAGATGCCAAAGCTATTTTCAGAGGAGATCTACCAGACGCACCCACATCTGCTGAGCCTCTTCAGATAATAAGCAATGGAAAAACTGGGAAGATGGCTAATGGTAATTCAGGAACCGTCACCATAAAGAAACCCATCAATCCAAAATATGCACCATTACCCACCTATAAATGGCACATAGTGTGGAGAAATGTCATAGCATTTGTTTATCTCCACGTCTTCTCTGTTTATGGGTTGTACCTGGTATTTTTCAAAGCCCACGCGCTCACTAATATGTGGA TGGTGTTCATCGCAATGGCTGCCGGTCAAGGAATCACGTCAGGAGCACATAGGTTATGGGCCCATAGAACATATAAGGCTAGACTCCCACTTCGAATATTCCTGGCCGCAATGCAGACGATCGCCTTCCAAAATCATCTTTACGAGTGGGTTCGAGACCACAGAGTGCATCACAAATTTACTGATACTGATGCTGATCCACACAATGCGAGGAGAGGTTTCTTCTTCTCACATATCGGCTGGTTGATGCTGAAAAAGCATAGAGATGTATTCTTGAAGGGAAAGCAGGTTGATTTGAGTGATCTGAGAGCCGATCCTGTTGTTATGTTCCAGAAGAA ataCTATCTCATCCTCATGCCAATTCTGTGTTTTGTGTTCCCAACTGTTGTACCATGGTACTACTGGGGTGAAAACTTTTGGGTCTCATGGTATGTTGCTGGAGTCTTGAGATACACTGTATCTCTGAATATCACTTGGTTGGTTAACAGTGCAGCTCATATTTGGGGTATGAAGCCATATGACAA ggGAATCAATCCTACCGAAAATATTTTCGTTGCCATCGCAGCTCAAGGTGAAGGATGGCACAACTACCATCATGTTTTCCCTTGGGACTACAAGGCAGCAGAATTGGGCAACTACAGAATGAACATAAGTACTGCTTTCTTGGACTTCATGCATTTCATTGGTCAAGCATATGACCTCAAAACAGCAACCAAGGAAATGATTGATAAGAGGGCTAAAAGAACAGGAGATGGTTCTAGGAAGCTAAACCAAAGTGATGACGTTGATCCAGGCTATCATAGCTACCTGGATGATGGAGAACATCTTTGGGGATGGGGAGACAAAGACATGAAGGATGATGAAGTCGAGGGGATTCTGAAAACCAACAATTTAAAAGATCGATGA
- the LOC123670926 gene encoding acyl-CoA Delta-9 desaturase-like isoform X1: MTPNPIFGGPNTFTMSQTVVQDAKAIFRGDLPDAPTSAEPLQIISNGKTGKMANGNSGTVTIKKPINPKYAPLPTYKWHIVWRNVIAFVYLHVFSVYGLYLVFFKAHALTNMWMVFIAMAAGQGITSGAHRLWAHRTYKARLPLRIFLAAMQTIAFQNHLYEWVRDHRVHHKFTDTDADPHNARRGFFFSHIGWLMLKKHRDVFLKGKQVDLSDLRADPVVMFQKKYYLILMPILCFVFPTVVPWYYWGENFWVSWYVAGVLRYTVSLNITWLVNSAAHIWGMKPYDKGINPTENIFVAIAAQGEGWHNYHHVFPWDYKAAELGNYRMNISTAFLDFMHFIGQAYDLKTATKEMIDKRAKRTGDGSRKLNQSDDVDPGYHSYLDDGEHLWGWGDKDMKDDEVEGILKTNNLKDR; encoded by the exons ATGACACCAAATCCAATATTTGGTGGACCCAACACATT TACCATGTCCCAGACAGTAGTTCAAGATGCCAAAGCTATTTTCAGAGGAGATCTACCAGACGCACCCACATCTGCTGAGCCTCTTCAGATAATAAGCAATGGAAAAACTGGGAAGATGGCTAATGGTAATTCAGGAACCGTCACCATAAAGAAACCCATCAATCCAAAATATGCACCATTACCCACCTATAAATGGCACATAGTGTGGAGAAATGTCATAGCATTTGTTTATCTCCACGTCTTCTCTGTTTATGGGTTGTACCTGGTATTTTTCAAAGCCCACGCGCTCACTAATATGTGGA TGGTGTTCATCGCAATGGCTGCCGGTCAAGGAATCACGTCAGGAGCACATAGGTTATGGGCCCATAGAACATATAAGGCTAGACTCCCACTTCGAATATTCCTGGCCGCAATGCAGACGATCGCCTTCCAAAATCATCTTTACGAGTGGGTTCGAGACCACAGAGTGCATCACAAATTTACTGATACTGATGCTGATCCACACAATGCGAGGAGAGGTTTCTTCTTCTCACATATCGGCTGGTTGATGCTGAAAAAGCATAGAGATGTATTCTTGAAGGGAAAGCAGGTTGATTTGAGTGATCTGAGAGCCGATCCTGTTGTTATGTTCCAGAAGAA ataCTATCTCATCCTCATGCCAATTCTGTGTTTTGTGTTCCCAACTGTTGTACCATGGTACTACTGGGGTGAAAACTTTTGGGTCTCATGGTATGTTGCTGGAGTCTTGAGATACACTGTATCTCTGAATATCACTTGGTTGGTTAACAGTGCAGCTCATATTTGGGGTATGAAGCCATATGACAA ggGAATCAATCCTACCGAAAATATTTTCGTTGCCATCGCAGCTCAAGGTGAAGGATGGCACAACTACCATCATGTTTTCCCTTGGGACTACAAGGCAGCAGAATTGGGCAACTACAGAATGAACATAAGTACTGCTTTCTTGGACTTCATGCATTTCATTGGTCAAGCATATGACCTCAAAACAGCAACCAAGGAAATGATTGATAAGAGGGCTAAAAGAACAGGAGATGGTTCTAGGAAGCTAAACCAAAGTGATGACGTTGATCCAGGCTATCATAGCTACCTGGATGATGGAGAACATCTTTGGGGATGGGGAGACAAAGACATGAAGGATGATGAAGTCGAGGGGATTCTGAAAACCAACAATTTAAAAGATCGATGA
- the LOC123670926 gene encoding acyl-CoA Delta-9 desaturase-like isoform X3, whose amino-acid sequence MVEERTMSQTVVQDAKAIFRGDLPDAPTSAEPLQIISNGKTGKMANGNSGTVTIKKPINPKYAPLPTYKWHIVWRNVIAFVYLHVFSVYGLYLVFFKAHALTNMWMVFIAMAAGQGITSGAHRLWAHRTYKARLPLRIFLAAMQTIAFQNHLYEWVRDHRVHHKFTDTDADPHNARRGFFFSHIGWLMLKKHRDVFLKGKQVDLSDLRADPVVMFQKKYYLILMPILCFVFPTVVPWYYWGENFWVSWYVAGVLRYTVSLNITWLVNSAAHIWGMKPYDKGINPTENIFVAIAAQGEGWHNYHHVFPWDYKAAELGNYRMNISTAFLDFMHFIGQAYDLKTATKEMIDKRAKRTGDGSRKLNQSDDVDPGYHSYLDDGEHLWGWGDKDMKDDEVEGILKTNNLKDR is encoded by the exons ATGGTAGAAGAACG TACCATGTCCCAGACAGTAGTTCAAGATGCCAAAGCTATTTTCAGAGGAGATCTACCAGACGCACCCACATCTGCTGAGCCTCTTCAGATAATAAGCAATGGAAAAACTGGGAAGATGGCTAATGGTAATTCAGGAACCGTCACCATAAAGAAACCCATCAATCCAAAATATGCACCATTACCCACCTATAAATGGCACATAGTGTGGAGAAATGTCATAGCATTTGTTTATCTCCACGTCTTCTCTGTTTATGGGTTGTACCTGGTATTTTTCAAAGCCCACGCGCTCACTAATATGTGGA TGGTGTTCATCGCAATGGCTGCCGGTCAAGGAATCACGTCAGGAGCACATAGGTTATGGGCCCATAGAACATATAAGGCTAGACTCCCACTTCGAATATTCCTGGCCGCAATGCAGACGATCGCCTTCCAAAATCATCTTTACGAGTGGGTTCGAGACCACAGAGTGCATCACAAATTTACTGATACTGATGCTGATCCACACAATGCGAGGAGAGGTTTCTTCTTCTCACATATCGGCTGGTTGATGCTGAAAAAGCATAGAGATGTATTCTTGAAGGGAAAGCAGGTTGATTTGAGTGATCTGAGAGCCGATCCTGTTGTTATGTTCCAGAAGAA ataCTATCTCATCCTCATGCCAATTCTGTGTTTTGTGTTCCCAACTGTTGTACCATGGTACTACTGGGGTGAAAACTTTTGGGTCTCATGGTATGTTGCTGGAGTCTTGAGATACACTGTATCTCTGAATATCACTTGGTTGGTTAACAGTGCAGCTCATATTTGGGGTATGAAGCCATATGACAA ggGAATCAATCCTACCGAAAATATTTTCGTTGCCATCGCAGCTCAAGGTGAAGGATGGCACAACTACCATCATGTTTTCCCTTGGGACTACAAGGCAGCAGAATTGGGCAACTACAGAATGAACATAAGTACTGCTTTCTTGGACTTCATGCATTTCATTGGTCAAGCATATGACCTCAAAACAGCAACCAAGGAAATGATTGATAAGAGGGCTAAAAGAACAGGAGATGGTTCTAGGAAGCTAAACCAAAGTGATGACGTTGATCCAGGCTATCATAGCTACCTGGATGATGGAGAACATCTTTGGGGATGGGGAGACAAAGACATGAAGGATGATGAAGTCGAGGGGATTCTGAAAACCAACAATTTAAAAGATCGATGA
- the LOC123670926 gene encoding acyl-CoA Delta-9 desaturase-like isoform X2, translating into MKINYGTMSQTVVQDAKAIFRGDLPDAPTSAEPLQIISNGKTGKMANGNSGTVTIKKPINPKYAPLPTYKWHIVWRNVIAFVYLHVFSVYGLYLVFFKAHALTNMWMVFIAMAAGQGITSGAHRLWAHRTYKARLPLRIFLAAMQTIAFQNHLYEWVRDHRVHHKFTDTDADPHNARRGFFFSHIGWLMLKKHRDVFLKGKQVDLSDLRADPVVMFQKKYYLILMPILCFVFPTVVPWYYWGENFWVSWYVAGVLRYTVSLNITWLVNSAAHIWGMKPYDKGINPTENIFVAIAAQGEGWHNYHHVFPWDYKAAELGNYRMNISTAFLDFMHFIGQAYDLKTATKEMIDKRAKRTGDGSRKLNQSDDVDPGYHSYLDDGEHLWGWGDKDMKDDEVEGILKTNNLKDR; encoded by the exons atgaaaattaattatgg TACCATGTCCCAGACAGTAGTTCAAGATGCCAAAGCTATTTTCAGAGGAGATCTACCAGACGCACCCACATCTGCTGAGCCTCTTCAGATAATAAGCAATGGAAAAACTGGGAAGATGGCTAATGGTAATTCAGGAACCGTCACCATAAAGAAACCCATCAATCCAAAATATGCACCATTACCCACCTATAAATGGCACATAGTGTGGAGAAATGTCATAGCATTTGTTTATCTCCACGTCTTCTCTGTTTATGGGTTGTACCTGGTATTTTTCAAAGCCCACGCGCTCACTAATATGTGGA TGGTGTTCATCGCAATGGCTGCCGGTCAAGGAATCACGTCAGGAGCACATAGGTTATGGGCCCATAGAACATATAAGGCTAGACTCCCACTTCGAATATTCCTGGCCGCAATGCAGACGATCGCCTTCCAAAATCATCTTTACGAGTGGGTTCGAGACCACAGAGTGCATCACAAATTTACTGATACTGATGCTGATCCACACAATGCGAGGAGAGGTTTCTTCTTCTCACATATCGGCTGGTTGATGCTGAAAAAGCATAGAGATGTATTCTTGAAGGGAAAGCAGGTTGATTTGAGTGATCTGAGAGCCGATCCTGTTGTTATGTTCCAGAAGAA ataCTATCTCATCCTCATGCCAATTCTGTGTTTTGTGTTCCCAACTGTTGTACCATGGTACTACTGGGGTGAAAACTTTTGGGTCTCATGGTATGTTGCTGGAGTCTTGAGATACACTGTATCTCTGAATATCACTTGGTTGGTTAACAGTGCAGCTCATATTTGGGGTATGAAGCCATATGACAA ggGAATCAATCCTACCGAAAATATTTTCGTTGCCATCGCAGCTCAAGGTGAAGGATGGCACAACTACCATCATGTTTTCCCTTGGGACTACAAGGCAGCAGAATTGGGCAACTACAGAATGAACATAAGTACTGCTTTCTTGGACTTCATGCATTTCATTGGTCAAGCATATGACCTCAAAACAGCAACCAAGGAAATGATTGATAAGAGGGCTAAAAGAACAGGAGATGGTTCTAGGAAGCTAAACCAAAGTGATGACGTTGATCCAGGCTATCATAGCTACCTGGATGATGGAGAACATCTTTGGGGATGGGGAGACAAAGACATGAAGGATGATGAAGTCGAGGGGATTCTGAAAACCAACAATTTAAAAGATCGATGA